The proteins below come from a single Columba livia isolate bColLiv1 breed racing homer chromosome 26, bColLiv1.pat.W.v2, whole genome shotgun sequence genomic window:
- the SERINC2 gene encoding serine incorporator 2: protein MGACLGVCSLLSCVSCLCGSAPCLLCGCCPSAKNSTISRLLFTFFLFLGTLVSIIMIIPGVEKELYKLPGFCEGSGSVLGVQTHVDCGSFLGHKAVYRMGFAMAAFFFLFALLMVCVRSSKDPRAAVQNGFWFFKFLVLVGITVGAFYIPDGAFTSVWFYFGVVGSFLFILIQLVLLIDFAHSWSQLWLRNANESNAKGWYAALCIVTFVFYAASIAAVVLLYVYYTKPEGCTEGKVLISINLILCLIISAVSILPKIQDAQPHSGLLQASLITLYTIYVTWSALANVPTPTCNPTLLVRNSTVSAMATQPVTTWWDAPSIVGLIIFILCTLFISVRSSDHPQVNKLMLTEESAAGGAGEAAAVESGLHRAYDNEQDSVSYNYTFFHLCLLLAALYIMMTLTNWYRPDESLQVLTSPWTAVWVKICSSWAGLLLYLWTLVAPLVLPDRDFS, encoded by the exons GTGTCCTGTCTCTGCGGCTCCGCGCCTTGTCTGCTCTGCGGCTGCTGCCCCTCGGCCAAGAACTCCACCATCTCCCGCCTCCTCTtcaccttcttcctcttcctcggCACCCTCGTGTCCATCATTATGATAATCCCTGGTGTGGAGAAGGAGCTGTACAAG CTCCCCGGCTTCTGTGAGGGCAGCGGGTCGGTCCTGGGCGTCCAGACCCATGTCGACTGCGGCAGCTTCCTGGGCCACAAAGCCGTGTACCGCATGGGCTTCGCCATGGCcgccttcttcttcctctttgcgCTGCTCATGGTGTGCGTGCGCAGCAGCAAGGACCCGCGAGCCGCTGTGCAGAACGG cttctGGTTCTTCAAGttcctggtgctggtggggatCACGGTGGGGGCCTTCTACATCCCCGACGGTGCCTTCACCTCCG TCTGGTTTTACTTTGGCGTGGTTGGCTCCTTCCTCTTCATCCTCATCCAGCTCGTTCTCCTCATCGACTTCGCCCACTCCTGGAGCCAGTTGTGGCTGCGCAACGCGAACGAGAGCAACGCCAAGGGCTGGTACGCAG CCCTTTGCATCGTCACCTTTGTCTTCTACGCCGCCTCCATTGCGGCTGTAGTTCTGCTTTACGTCTACTACACCAAGCCTGAGGGCTGCACGGAGGGCAAGGTCCTCATCAGCATCAACCTCATCCTGTGCCTCATCATCTCTGCTGTGTCCATCCTGCCCAAGATCCAG GATGCTCAGCCGCACTCGGGGCTGCTGCAGGCATCCCTCATCACCCTCTACACCATTTATGTCACCTGGTCCGCCCTGGCCAATGTACCAA CCCCAACCTGTAACCCCACGCTGCTGGTGAGGAACAGCACCGTCTCGGCGATGGCCACCCAGCCGGTGACAACCTGGTGGGATGCCCCGAGCATCGTGGGGCTGATCATCTTCATCCTCTGCACCCTCTTCATCAG TGTCCGCTCCTCGGACCACCCGCAGGTCAACAAGCTGATGCTGACGGAGGAAAGTGCGGCTGGGGGGGCTGGTGAGGCGGCGGCCGTGGAGAGCGGGCTGCACCGGGCATATGACAACGAGCAGGATAGCGTGTCCTACAACTACACCTTCTTccacctctgcctcctcctcgCTGCCCTCTACATCATGATGACCCTCACCAACTGGTACAG GCCTGACGAGAGCTTGCAGGTGCTGACGAGCCCCTGGACAGCCGTGTGGGTGAAGATCTGCTCCAGCTGGGCCGGGCTCCTGCTCTACCTCTGGACTTTGGTGGCTCCACTGGTGCTGCCAGACCGGGACTTCAGCTGA